The genomic DNA ACTAAAAATATCCCGGATGaaatgtatataattaattcgACACTTTTGAAGTTTATATTgttaaaaattgattgaagATCAAACTTGTAggactattttttattttttccttttttcccttCATTGTATATTTCCTAATTGACTGACATGTAGTATGTCAAACGATCGTAGACTAGGTGGCGTGCCTTCTTTATCACATCCCATTATGGTGTATGATTTTTGgtagttaataaaaaaaaaaattttttaaaaaggtgTACTATGAGAAGAGCCCAAGGACATGCTGTCGTTGGGGGCCCAGCTATGAGGAAGCCCTGCATTTGGGGCGTCAAAGGGGCCCATAGCACCTTGGCCGGGGGTTTCAACATTTTTAGAAGCTGCCAGACGAGATTGAGATCAAGAGTTAGCGCAGCCACTCGAAAAAGCCTTGCATATCCatcaataaatatatgttaAAGCTCAACTAGAAGATTCTATAAAGTAGTTTTTATAAATGAATCATGTGAAAACGAGCtagaaattctttttctttttttcagatAAGTGTCGGGACATTCATTAGACCAAAAAAACACGAGTACCGACACAAATTCAAGCCCCACAAATTGGATAATAACAGAACCTTTCTAACCGTTCATAAGCACGCAGGCTCAACTTGAAGCTAGAAATTCATGTGAAAAGATACGTGAACATACCCTATTTTAAACTCAGATTATTATGAAATCTGCCAcactattaattaattaagctcGCCTATGACCACAAATTAATTTTCCGAGGATAGGTAGATAAGATAGACAGCTTCACAAGTCGATCGGTCAATCATCAATGGATCTAATTAACATCTATCTAGAACTAGACATGAAAAAGAGAGGCTCTGCACGCGGGAATATGTGAGACTAATGAAATATGGTCTGGTCATCGGGGCAACATAGGGGCCGAGGAGTAGCTGGGAAGGTGTGAAGTGAACAAACCTTTGAACCTGCAGAAGAAGACGACAGATTTATGAACTGGAAATATCGTCAGCACCTTCGCTCGATAAACTTTCGGCTCAGCAGCATCGCCGGCAGCATTGTCATCGACAATATCACGGGCCGAGAAAGTAATATAAAGCATAGGACCTCCTCCAATGTCGATATTTAACTTCAGAATATAGGGATCGCATATTTTTGTGGCCTACAAAGCAGAATATATTACAGTTCCAGACTTCAGAGAActgtatgtataatatatatcaaatctaTATACGAATAAAATCGCAGAGCAAGATCGGATGGATTGCTAATTTCGAGGTCGGAATATATGGCTTGCGAGGAATTAGGAGACATGATAAAGCCAGGGATGTGTGGAGGAATGAATCACTTACATTGATGCTGTTAGAGTTGTAGTTCTCAACAACTTTATCCAAGGTGATAACGTAGTGATCTCTGCCCCTCAGTTCATCATCTACCGGCAGAGGTCGAATCATGAAGTCCACAACATCCCCAAAATCACCAACCTCGAAACCCTAAACGAAAGAACAGTCCATCAATCGGAAATGTTTTTATCATCAGATGACCAAAAACAACAATAACGAAGAAAATTAACCTtcgattgattgattgattgattgattgatttataCTTGATCAAAATTGGCAAACATCAACACAACGTATCGGAATCAGTATCAACTATTTGATACATACATCGCTTTCGGCGACTTGTCTGCGGTAAAGCTCTTCCTGCTCGGGCGTCATGGTCTTGAGGCGGCCATCACCAAAGGGAGGGAGATCGGAAACGTCCATCACCTCAACCTAAGACGATCGATTGATAATGATTTCATCATCAGATCAGacgaaagaagaagaagaataacgAACTAACGACCAATAAAACAACGTGATTGATAACTCAGGATTGATTAAAATTTGCGAactgtataaatatatatgtatgacgTATCAGAATCAATATTAACTATTAGATACATACCTTGCCTCCATGGGAAAGGTCAGTCTGCTCGTGCACCGCCGTCTTCTTGAAGCCATTACCGTGGGGAGGATGCGTTTCTGCCATAGCCGCCTTGCCTGGATAAGAAATTGAGAGCCAATCGGGAACCGGAACGAAGGCGAGgagagtatatatatacaaacctaatatatatatatatatatatatatatatatatatatatatgatataaagCGAGGGATATACGGACTTAGCTTGATTCCtgagcagaaaaaaaaaagagagagagagagaaagaaaagggcaaaaaaaatgataaattataaatttcctTAATTTAAGGCATATTATatcgtaatatatatatatatatatatatatatatatatgtggctTTGGGTTAGTGGGGGAGCGGATCGCTGCCGATAATCGGAAACTTTCTATCAGGGGCGGCAAATTTTGTCAGCACGGACGACCACAGTAAATAGCAACCTTCTCATCTATATGCAATGGATCAATAGccccattaatttttttttcacattcGCGAATTATAGACTAAACTGTTGGGGGTGGTTGATTTCCGATGGTAGTGGCATCGCCGACTCGCAGGGGGCTACCACACCCTAGGATGAGGCCGCTAACAGCTCCTAAGGTGACCGACAACCACACCCAACCACCACCCGCACTAATTAAaaccccattttttttttcaatcggGGTAATTCTCAGTAGACGATGGCGGGGCTACCACTTTCGGGATGAGGTCGTCAGCAACCTTAGGAGGCACCAACAATCTCATTCTAGTGGTGGTGACCCTTTGAAACAAGTTCTAGTAATGAGTCAACAATCTCATTCTAATATTTTCTTCCCTTAATTAAGGTCTTAGGTTCAAGTCTTGAGAATGAAAAATATCTTTAATCAGGAGAGTTTTTACCCTTTAATAAGTCAATCCGGCTCGAATTAGATTAGTCATGGCTTGTTAGACTTCTAAATACCATGATACACATcgtaaaaaaagtatatatggtaaaaacaataaattacacaaataatatatgtatgtataatgtGTAAAATTGGAATAACaatgattgtggaaaaagttaTTCCAACCGAAAGGacatgcaaaagaaagagactATCTCAATAaatttccacgtaaaatttaataaaatgaaaaactgaCTCTTTATGCGAGATGAATTAAAGAAATAGTGATGATAGAAGGCATATCCATCAAGAATTAGGGAGGAAAATTGCTTGTGGTAGTGGGTTTGATGATGTTAGATCGATTTGAAGCAAGGTTAATAAAAAGGGTTgagaataaatgtaaaagtcagAAAAGACAGGGGGAAAAATTGGGTAAGAGATGGCGGAAATCCTACAAGCAATACCCTTTCCTCTTTTAATTTTGGCGATGGTGGAAAGATTTGCGGCGGAAAATGCCACCTCAAAAGTAACCCCAAGCAAAACGGCATTATGAGAGAAGCAACGCACGCCCAAATGCAcactttatattttatttgattttaaaatataattttaattatattttaatttaactctatttatttttaatttaacaacataattattattattttcatttttttatcttaactgttattcaattgaatttttaatattaaatttcatcaactatttattactttttttacaattcaacaacacaatcattactttctctcaactatacaatatttttttaatatttttctcataatttaacaatatattcattacaatccaattatatttatatatatatatatatatacacaaagtGGAGTAGAGACCAAAGGGGtaagttatttatttttttatcagcttttaatttattatttattctaTTTGCCGCCATTAATAAGGCGCCACATGGCACGTGAGCTTGGCGCTGTTGATTTTTCCTTCAAGGCAAGTGGAtggaggaccaaattgatgggGTTTATCAAACAGTAGGAACTTTATTGATGACTTTCAATTTAGAGGACAAAACTGATGATTACCCAAAATATTAGGGACCAAAATGACAATTTACTATAAATTATACTACTGCTTAAAATCAAGATGAGAGTTTATAACCGCCCAAACATCTACTATGAAGTTATTAAAATAAGTTCTCTAATGTCTTGCTATGAGATGTTTTTGCTCATGTGTTGAGCATCTGTCGCGTTAGTATTTCGACAATTCGTATAAGCTTTTTATAAATCAACCttccatttttctattttaaatttggaaaaatagcACACTAGCCATTTTTATACCGTATCTAGTATGCCGTTTAACTGACGTCAGAAAAATGCCAAGTTGGGCCACATCTGCACCATTGTAAATTGGCTAGCTCACAAGTCATTGGGTTTGTCTTGGATCCACTACTTCAGCTCCCCACTGGAGGGCATTTCACGTCTTTTACAGGAAGTATTAATGGgactttcttatttttctactATGtaagataatttaatttttatttagggCTTCTACCcctttttaccaaaaaaaaaaagtgagacagtgaaaattgagaaaaatgtgTAGTTGTGTACTATATATGATGCTCTTTTACCTAAATTTAATGTATGTCTATGAAAACATAAatatagaaataataaatgcaattgCTATCAATAATAAGATCATTACTCTATAAAATAGTATATACTAATTATGAGCATTGCTATTTGTGTCGACGGAGCATGCCACCTACATATGCCGAAAATAAGGGTGAATGGCATAATGGCATAGACagtaataatttcaaaagtcaaTGACAATTTATAATCACTTGCATTTAGCAGAAGTAGGCACATGTAATTGAGTTCTAGTGAATTTTAGTATCCAAAAGCCCCATTGAATCTCAACTAATCTAGTCGAACCGGGTCGGCCcacaaaaagataaaattctctcataattgattttttacattcacaatGACTCGAGCCCGAGATCTTGCTTAAAATGAACAAAtgccgaaccgcttgaattaatGAACGTTGGTCCTATTGAGTTTTAGACCAAAGTATTCTtcctttcaaaattaattccCACAAtataggggtgtgcacgggtaccgggtatatccggaaccggtcggaacctacccgttaggatagggtccgggtagctcgtattgaaaatatgatagGTTCCtggtattaaaattaggaattgGTGAAAATCGGTTCCGATTCCTGCTTATAGAGTATCCGGAAtcggttatttattaaaataaaaaagatgaaagagtAAGTTTACTGTctcctctaatgaatcagaacagaGGTACTTTGTTGTGTGggatcgtattatggatgtttaattttgttaatgaattgatgagacatatatatatatatatatttttgttgtggattaatctaaatttatgttgatattctatttggcgtgattactgattatatatgtgtcattttcgattttatttagcgaaacaaaaaaattacaggttccaacagggtacccgaAACCTGTGGTATAGTACAAGTTCCGAGTAGGTTCCGGTTCTAGGATTCAATAGGGTAGGGTTCGgttccaaaattttgaaacctATCCCTTACAAGGTGAGGTACAGGTATTGTAAAAAATACAGGATAttcggaaccgatcacccctaccACAATAGACTTCTACTCCCAAAGTAGACTCatgttattttctcaattattatACCATTCCcttaactttttaatttgtttcattttgaaTCCTTTCCGTAATAaactcttttatttattagaatGAATGTATTATTTGTGAGATTATCATTACACTTATTCTTAAATAGATTACCACGAAccaatatttaaattttatgaaaatttattatagttTAAGCAAGTGATTTTCATCTCATATAGAACTATAGATAAAggtatgaaaataaatttacccattttgtttaaatttaaataatagatagatatacATAATAAACATTTTTGGAATGAACTTCTTCatcaatatttatattataaaattttgacttatatgtttttttttagaaatttaacACTCGAtgatttttatcaaattactaacgttttatattttttctgcGACTTGaattagaaatttgaaaataaatgaacaaGAAATTCTTCATTAGTACGTTATTGATGTGaaatatataagtaaatataCTTAAAATATACTAATCTAAAATAAGAGTAACAAACCTACATGTAatatctatttaaaaatttttataacTTGAACTTCTATTATGAAAAGATATATTATTAGGGTAAGAAAAGTCAAAAGATCCTTTCATATGAAGTATTtccgaagaaaaaaaaagaatctattTACAATAAATCTTATTATTAGATATATTTCATAGCAATCAACATATACATTAAGCATATGCTTGAAATTCTCACATAGAAGACACCTATCAAGCGACTAATCAAACGAATGAAAGGCTCTTAGTACAAAATTAAAGCTAATAACGTATATGTTGGTTGTTATTAAATATATCTTAAATAttcaaaatgtaaaaaataaatatttttaatatatatcatatatgtttaaaatataaatcttatGCGAAGCTTAAGCTctaatgtttttatttttaattttcatgataatataattaaagggCATGTATAAAACAAACTTGTAAATAATTCGTTCATGCTAATCTATGAGACCTTATTTCAAAAGGGATTTAAGGAAACACATCATAAAGTTAAGGGATTGgatgaataattaagaaaataacatAAGTCTATAGTGGGAAATAGATTTTGGGGAAGTCTATTGTGGgattaatttaagaaaaaaaagtccCTTTTGCTCCGAAGCTTAGCAATTCGGCATAATTATCAATCTATATACATCTATATACATTTATAGGTTAGGTCAACATGTAAGAAGGCGCCACGTCGGACGAAGCTTACCTCCCATTGAGTGACTCTTGGTCTTGGATTAACCACCAATGTAAATGCAACAAATGGGATATGTTATGGTGCCACATCATATTTTAATCCAAGGGTCCACTTCTTTAACTTGCTATTAATTTCTGTAAActctttaaatatatttatatccaTTTTGGAATAAATAATActttaaaaaatgaataaactGTTGTTATATCCATTTCCATCTTCTTCCTATTCGATTTCCTACGTTAGAGTTAAGAAAGAGAAGATACGGAGAGGAAGAGACATTCAGCTAAAACATTAGCTGAGTCAGGACGACTACAATTTCTATTGTTTCACATAATGGAACATGCTTAATATTATCGTGGACCGAATAAGTTAAAAACACACCTTAACCGTAACGCGTTCTTATTTTCTCAATCGTTAacaattccaaaaaaaaatgatttttctcCTATTGTTCCTAGCTCACGTATTGCACGGGCCAATCATCTATTTTCcactattttcaaaattttacctataagaaaatgattattataaagaagaaggaaaagaaaggattAGCCTAACGTGCGGGCTTG from Punica granatum isolate Tunisia-2019 chromosome 2, ASM765513v2, whole genome shotgun sequence includes the following:
- the LOC116194495 gene encoding uncharacterized protein LOC116194495 isoform X1 gives rise to the protein MAETHPPHGNGFKKTAVHEQTDLSHGGKVEVMDVSDLPPFGDGRLKTMTPEQEELYRRQVAESDGFEVGDFGDVVDFMIRPLPVDDELRGRDHYVITLDKVVENYNSNSINATKICDPYILKLNIDIGGGPMLYITFSARDIVDDNAAGDAAEPKVYRAKVLTIFPVHKSVVFFCRFKASKNVETPGQGAMGPFDAPNAGLPHSWAPNDSMSLGSSHSTPF
- the LOC116194495 gene encoding uncharacterized protein LOC116194495 isoform X2, giving the protein MAETHPPHGNGFKKTAVHEQTDLSHGGKVEVMDVSDLPPFGDGRLKTMTPEQEELYRRQVAESDGFEVGDFGDVVDFMIRPLPVDDELRGRDHYVITLDKVVENYNSNSINVQSF